A genomic window from Winogradskyella sp. J14-2 includes:
- a CDS encoding chromophore lyase CpcT/CpeT, with product MKRILPIVLIFVLVFNCKNTKKTTLTEENKEAEGLEELFTLMQGSFNSEVQSQVDSSYYNISLHMYPIWEDKGNFLYVEQALNSMQNKPYRQRIYEVIAMNDSTFSSSVYTLDVDSLWIGKWKTPKAFDSISIKDIALKEGCEVILKRISAKHYIGKTGDTTCISTMRGASFARSEVEILEDKIMSWDRGFDAEGNYVWGAEKGPYIFNKQD from the coding sequence ATGAAACGTATTCTTCCAATAGTTTTAATCTTTGTTCTAGTTTTCAATTGTAAAAACACTAAAAAAACTACGTTAACCGAAGAAAACAAAGAAGCTGAAGGTCTCGAGGAACTTTTTACGTTAATGCAAGGTTCTTTTAATTCTGAAGTACAATCACAAGTAGATTCTTCCTACTACAACATTTCGTTGCACATGTACCCTATCTGGGAAGATAAAGGTAACTTTCTTTACGTAGAACAGGCCTTAAATAGCATGCAGAATAAGCCTTATCGTCAACGCATTTATGAGGTAATAGCAATGAACGATAGCACGTTTAGCTCTTCAGTTTATACATTAGATGTAGATTCGCTTTGGATTGGGAAATGGAAAACACCAAAAGCCTTTGATTCTATTTCAATAAAGGATATTGCACTTAAGGAAGGCTGTGAAGTTATATTGAAACGCATTTCCGCAAAGCATTATATAGGAAAAACAGGTGATACTACTTGTATTAGCACCATGCGAGGAGCTTCTTTTGCCAGAAGCGAAGTAGAGATACTCGAGGATAAAATAATGTCTTGGGACAGAGGTTTTGATGCTGAAGGCAACTACGTTTGGGGTGCAGAAAAAGGGCCTTATATCTTTAATAAACAAGACTAG
- a CDS encoding RimK family protein — MNKYIIVNQPENWNFSADHIQIISSQDYLTNPKYALLKTARIFNLCKDYSYQSKGYYVSLLAEARGHLPIPTTKNIVDLKKLKLVRIVSDEFDDEIQKSLKNIKSREFTLSIYFGQNVAQKYKVLSSLFYKHFQVPFLRVKFNYSNKWNVQSIKAISESEIPEEHLSSVHEFANQYFSKKRYDTAKIINYDFDLAILVNPTDPAPPSNAKALKKFVDIAEKMNIYAEIIEPKDLSRLSSFDALFLRQSTEVNNEAYTFARKAQQEGIAIIDYPDAILKCCNKVYMAEALQNANINTPKTVIVHNNNRNKVLKETGLPCVLKAPDSTFSFGVKKANTKTEFETLVTEMLKESDLIIAQEYCPSDYDWRIGIIDNKPFYACRYYMAKGHWQIYNWKAKKKTEKDGNADCIAIEDVPKNVIDIALKSAKLMGEGLYGIDIKVVNGKLMVIEINDNPNIDNGVEDLHYGDLVYTKILSALKKRLNQ, encoded by the coding sequence ATGAACAAATACATTATTGTAAATCAGCCTGAAAACTGGAATTTTTCGGCCGATCATATTCAAATAATTTCCTCTCAAGATTATCTTACTAATCCAAAATACGCACTTTTAAAAACTGCACGTATTTTTAATTTATGCAAAGATTATTCATACCAATCAAAAGGGTATTACGTATCGCTTTTGGCAGAAGCGAGAGGACATTTACCAATTCCTACCACTAAAAATATTGTAGATCTAAAAAAATTAAAACTTGTTAGGATTGTTTCAGACGAGTTTGATGACGAAATACAAAAGAGTCTTAAAAACATAAAGTCTCGAGAATTCACGCTAAGCATTTACTTTGGGCAAAATGTAGCCCAAAAGTATAAAGTGTTGAGCTCACTTTTTTACAAGCATTTTCAGGTGCCATTTTTACGTGTAAAGTTTAATTATAGTAACAAATGGAATGTACAGAGCATAAAGGCAATTTCAGAATCTGAAATACCAGAGGAGCATTTGTCAAGTGTTCACGAATTTGCCAATCAGTACTTTTCTAAAAAACGATATGATACAGCAAAAATAATTAATTATGATTTTGACCTAGCCATATTGGTTAACCCAACAGATCCTGCTCCACCAAGCAACGCTAAAGCCCTTAAAAAGTTTGTGGATATTGCGGAAAAAATGAATATCTACGCAGAAATTATAGAGCCTAAGGACCTATCGCGCCTGTCATCATTTGATGCGTTGTTCTTAAGACAAAGTACCGAAGTTAATAACGAAGCCTACACCTTTGCCAGAAAAGCACAGCAAGAGGGTATCGCTATCATTGACTACCCAGATGCTATATTAAAATGCTGTAATAAGGTTTACATGGCAGAGGCTTTGCAAAATGCAAATATCAATACACCAAAAACCGTTATCGTTCATAACAATAATAGAAACAAAGTATTAAAAGAAACAGGATTACCCTGTGTATTAAAAGCTCCAGATTCTACATTTTCTTTTGGTGTAAAAAAAGCCAATACCAAAACAGAATTTGAAACTCTTGTAACTGAGATGCTTAAAGAATCAGACCTCATTATTGCCCAAGAGTATTGCCCTTCAGATTACGATTGGCGCATTGGCATTATTGATAACAAACCCTTTTATGCTTGTCGTTATTATATGGCTAAAGGGCACTGGCAAATTTATAATTGGAAAGCCAAAAAGAAAACCGAAAAAGATGGTAATGCCGATTGTATAGCTATAGAAGATGTGCCAAAAAATGTAATAGATATAGCATTAAAATCTGCAAAACTTATGGGTGAAGGCCTTTATGGTATAGATATAAAAGTAGTCAACGGAAAACTTATGGTTATTGAGATTAATGACAACCCTAACATTGATAATGGCGTTGAGGACTTACACTATGGCGATTTGGTATACACTAAAATACTCTCTGCATTAAAAAAACGATTAAACCAATAA
- a CDS encoding N-formylglutamate amidohydrolase, whose product MKLVLTCEHGGNIIPKAYAQLFNDKDILNTHLGYDLGALDVLEYLKPLAEASFYSINSRLLIELNRSLFHKQLFSEFTKSLSKTEKNNIIETYYLPYRTAVEHKIANLIGSNNKVLHLSIHSFTPKLNNEIRNCDIGLLYNSLKKEEQTFCRQLKAEILKTDSGLNVRFNYPYLGKADGFTTFLRKQFLENYLGIEIEVNQKFNQKNKMQGSIKEILYIAVSNLIN is encoded by the coding sequence TTGAAACTTGTTTTAACCTGTGAGCACGGAGGCAATATTATACCTAAGGCTTACGCACAACTATTTAACGACAAGGACATTCTAAATACCCATCTCGGTTATGACCTGGGTGCACTAGATGTATTAGAGTACTTAAAGCCCTTGGCCGAGGCATCGTTTTACAGTATAAATTCACGATTATTAATAGAGCTCAATAGATCTTTGTTTCATAAACAATTATTTTCAGAATTTACAAAATCGCTATCCAAAACTGAAAAAAACAACATTATCGAAACCTATTATTTGCCTTACAGGACGGCTGTTGAGCATAAAATAGCTAATCTCATAGGCTCAAATAATAAAGTTTTGCATCTATCAATTCATAGTTTTACACCAAAACTCAATAATGAAATTCGTAACTGTGATATAGGTTTACTTTACAATTCACTAAAAAAAGAAGAACAAACCTTTTGTAGACAACTAAAAGCTGAAATATTAAAAACCGATTCAGGTTTAAATGTACGCTTTAACTATCCCTACTTAGGTAAGGCTGATGGATTTACAACATTTTTGAGAAAGCAATTTCTAGAAAACTATTTAGGTATTGAGATTGAGGTAAATCAAAAATTTAACCAAAAAAACAAGATGCAAGGTAGCATAAAAGAAATCTTATATATAGCTGTAAGTAACTTAATTAACTAA
- the ctlX gene encoding citrulline utilization hydrolase CtlX, whose product MQQTTDTILMIRPVNFRMNEQTAVNNYFQEDINLKNAEINTKAQQEFDVFVEKLEAVGINVVVESDDELMDTPDSIFPNNWVSFHNNGNIALYPMFAENRRKERREEVFIRLENEGFKIENIIDYTSAEDEGIFLEGTGSLILDRVSRKAYCALSPRADEDLFIEFCEDFEYTPVIFVANQTVNGKRLPIYHTNVMMCLAETFAVICLDAIDDKKERKNVLKHLKADGKEIIAISEAQMHQFAGNMLQLRGKEDKRYLIMSEAAHRSLTKDQVNKIEKHCSIISSSLETIETCGGGSARCMMAEVFLPKA is encoded by the coding sequence ATGCAACAAACTACAGACACAATTTTAATGATTCGTCCGGTGAATTTTAGGATGAATGAGCAGACCGCTGTAAATAACTATTTTCAAGAAGATATTAATTTAAAAAATGCAGAAATTAATACTAAGGCGCAACAAGAATTTGATGTTTTTGTTGAAAAGTTAGAGGCGGTTGGTATTAATGTTGTTGTAGAAAGTGATGACGAGCTAATGGACACACCAGATTCCATTTTTCCAAATAATTGGGTGAGCTTTCATAATAATGGTAATATAGCGTTGTACCCAATGTTTGCAGAAAATAGAAGAAAGGAACGACGGGAAGAGGTGTTTATTAGGTTAGAGAATGAAGGGTTTAAAATTGAAAATATTATAGACTATACTTCGGCTGAGGATGAAGGTATCTTTTTAGAAGGTACAGGTAGTCTCATTTTAGATCGTGTCAGTAGAAAAGCATATTGCGCGCTATCACCAAGAGCTGATGAAGACTTGTTTATTGAGTTTTGCGAGGATTTTGAATATACTCCTGTAATTTTTGTTGCCAACCAAACCGTTAATGGAAAGCGTTTACCAATTTACCACACCAATGTAATGATGTGTTTGGCAGAAACCTTTGCAGTGATTTGTTTAGATGCTATAGATGACAAAAAAGAGCGTAAAAATGTGCTTAAGCATTTAAAAGCAGATGGTAAGGAAATTATAGCGATTTCCGAGGCACAAATGCATCAGTTTGCAGGTAATATGTTACAACTTAGAGGAAAGGAAGACAAACGTTATTTAATAATGAGTGAGGCTGCTCATAGAAGCTTAACAAAGGATCAGGTCAATAAAATTGAAAAGCACTGTTCGATAATTTCAAGTTCGTTAGAAACTATAGAAACCTGTGGTGGCGGAAGCGCACGTTGTATGATGGCTGAGGTGTTTCTGCCAAAAGCCTAG
- a CDS encoding orotate phosphoribosyltransferase, with protein MNLESPKVTLDKSSEETFNFLSDVKNFESLMPENISKFEVLDNDKFLFALKGMPEIVLKKKEAVPHNKIVLGAAGGKLDFSLIGHITEVETNKSEVQLTFSGEFNAMMAMMIKGPINKFIETLVTNMKTAV; from the coding sequence ATGAATTTAGAATCACCAAAGGTAACTTTAGATAAATCATCAGAAGAAACATTCAATTTCTTATCAGACGTTAAAAATTTTGAAAGCTTAATGCCCGAGAATATAAGCAAATTTGAAGTTCTTGACAATGACAAATTTCTCTTTGCTTTAAAAGGTATGCCAGAAATAGTACTTAAGAAAAAAGAAGCGGTTCCTCACAACAAAATTGTCCTAGGAGCAGCAGGCGGAAAGTTAGATTTCTCACTCATTGGTCATATCACAGAAGTTGAAACTAATAAAAGTGAGGTACAGTTAACTTTTAGCGGAGAGTTCAATGCCATGATGGCAATGATGATAAAAGGACCTATCAATAAATTTATTGAAACCCTAGTAACTAATATGAAAACTGCAGTTTAG
- a CDS encoding NUDIX hydrolase, giving the protein MYTIYVGDKPIILTTNVEKETNFKAFLLKSVNIGKVVKILNTTDLNAVHLIHKNPDKLLKHFLKLLPNVVAGGGKVYNANNEVLFIFRNNKWDLPKGKIEGKESIEETAIREVEEETGVKGLKITKALPTTYHIFKRNGKHKIKITYWFEMKTKFDGKLYPQEKEGITKVEWLDDKASQKALNNSYANIKVLV; this is encoded by the coding sequence ATGTACACGATCTATGTAGGTGATAAACCTATTATTTTAACAACAAATGTTGAAAAAGAGACAAATTTTAAGGCGTTTCTTCTTAAATCAGTTAATATAGGTAAAGTTGTAAAAATACTTAATACTACAGACTTAAATGCTGTACACCTTATACATAAAAACCCAGATAAACTACTAAAACATTTTTTAAAACTTTTACCCAATGTTGTTGCAGGCGGAGGTAAAGTATACAATGCAAACAATGAGGTGTTGTTTATTTTTAGAAATAATAAATGGGATTTGCCAAAAGGTAAAATAGAAGGTAAAGAGTCTATAGAAGAAACAGCCATAAGGGAAGTAGAGGAAGAGACTGGAGTGAAGGGGTTGAAAATTACTAAGGCATTACCTACAACCTATCATATATTTAAACGCAATGGTAAGCACAAAATAAAAATTACCTATTGGTTTGAGATGAAAACCAAATTTGATGGTAAACTTTACCCACAAGAAAAGGAAGGTATCACTAAGGTAGAATGGTTAGATGATAAAGCGTCTCAAAAAGCTCTAAATAATAGCTATGCAAACATTAAAGTGCTAGTGTAA
- a CDS encoding biotin--[acetyl-CoA-carboxylase] ligase has protein sequence MYIIKLNAIDSTNSYLKALTSTVMPKDFTVVVANHQTKGRGQMGTVWQTEEGKNLTASVFKEVSALNVEKQFYISMVVALAICKTLRQLKIPQLSIKWPNDILSANKKICGTLIENVIKQNKLKGSVIGFGLNVNQKNFEGLPMASSMNLITGVLFNKDEVLSAILTQLQFYFKLLDSKDYAEIKKQYEALLFRKDKPSTFKNEDGSIFSGIIKGITETGKLNVWTEDGIVKNFDLKEVTLLY, from the coding sequence ATGTATATTATCAAACTTAATGCCATTGACTCTACTAACAGTTACCTTAAGGCTTTAACTTCTACTGTTATGCCTAAAGATTTTACGGTTGTTGTGGCTAACCATCAGACAAAAGGAAGAGGACAGATGGGTACAGTATGGCAAACAGAAGAGGGTAAAAACCTCACGGCTAGCGTATTTAAAGAGGTTAGTGCACTTAATGTAGAGAAGCAATTTTACATTAGTATGGTTGTGGCTTTGGCAATTTGTAAGACACTGAGACAATTAAAAATACCTCAGCTCTCAATAAAATGGCCTAACGACATTTTGTCAGCAAATAAAAAGATTTGTGGCACGCTCATAGAAAATGTGATAAAACAAAACAAACTCAAAGGTTCTGTAATTGGGTTTGGATTGAATGTAAATCAAAAGAATTTTGAGGGTTTACCAATGGCTTCATCTATGAATTTAATCACAGGTGTATTATTTAACAAAGATGAGGTTTTATCAGCTATTTTAACGCAACTCCAATTCTATTTTAAGTTGTTAGATTCTAAAGACTATGCTGAAATCAAAAAGCAATATGAGGCGCTTTTATTCAGAAAAGACAAACCTTCAACATTTAAAAATGAAGATGGTAGTATCTTTTCTGGAATTATAAAAGGTATAACTGAAACAGGTAAACTCAACGTTTGGACGGAAGATGGTATTGTAAAAAACTTTGATTTAAAAGAGGTAACATTACTCTACTAA
- a CDS encoding M14 family metallopeptidase, whose product MKKLLVLILLISSCSDHHKKKDASTSNLDFKTVFEKSNGTQTATYQETIKFYEDLADNYSEISIREMGETDSGEPLHIVIYNPTQVHNDFNLLRNKNRIMLINNGIHPGESDGIDATMMLYRDLVQGELEAPKHTVLVTIPIYNVGGSLNRNSGTRTNQNGPQEYGFRGNARNYDLNRDFIKCDTKNAKAFAEIFHTIQPDVFIDNHVSNGADYQYTLTHLFTQHNKLGGDLGAYLHSEMMPKLEQKLAKKGWDITPYVNVFNRTPESGFSQFLDSPRYSTGYTSLFNTLGMMVETHMLKPYKQRVEGTYELMKSMIEITEEDAEKIAELRKPQQTTWTHENYYPLAWTVDTTKSTILQFKGYEGEMILSELTGAQRLKYDRSKPYTKDVAYQNFFMPKDSVTIPKAYVIPQGWHTVIELLKLNKVELTPFKKDTTLTVESYKIDDYKTRTSPYEGHYPHYNVKVATAKENITFRQGDYLVNTDQKAMRYLMETLEPTAPDSFFNWNFFDTILQQKESFSPYVWEDRAKQVLRENPRLQIEYNVKISYDEKFANNWYAQLDWIHKKSKHYEKAHLQYPIYRLHH is encoded by the coding sequence ATGAAAAAACTCTTAGTTTTAATATTACTAATTAGTTCTTGTTCAGATCATCACAAAAAAAAAGATGCCAGTACATCTAATTTAGATTTCAAAACTGTTTTTGAAAAAAGTAACGGCACCCAGACAGCAACCTACCAAGAGACCATTAAGTTCTACGAAGATTTAGCAGATAATTACAGTGAAATTTCAATCCGAGAGATGGGTGAGACAGATTCTGGTGAACCACTGCATATTGTAATTTACAATCCAACGCAAGTTCATAATGATTTTAATCTTTTAAGAAATAAAAATAGAATCATGTTAATTAACAATGGTATTCACCCAGGCGAATCTGATGGCATAGATGCTACTATGATGCTATACAGAGATTTGGTTCAAGGGGAACTTGAAGCTCCAAAACACACGGTTTTAGTAACAATACCTATCTACAATGTTGGTGGAAGCCTTAACAGAAACTCTGGCACGCGCACCAACCAAAACGGACCACAAGAATATGGTTTTAGAGGCAATGCTCGCAACTATGATTTAAACAGAGACTTTATAAAATGTGATACCAAAAATGCTAAGGCTTTTGCGGAAATATTTCATACAATACAGCCAGATGTCTTTATCGATAACCACGTGAGCAACGGTGCAGATTACCAATACACCTTAACACATCTATTTACCCAACACAATAAATTGGGCGGTGACCTGGGAGCGTATCTTCACTCGGAAATGATGCCAAAACTAGAACAAAAACTAGCCAAAAAAGGGTGGGACATCACTCCATATGTCAATGTTTTTAATCGTACACCTGAGTCTGGTTTTTCACAATTTTTGGATTCACCACGTTATTCCACAGGTTATACATCCTTATTTAACACACTTGGCATGATGGTAGAAACGCACATGCTAAAACCTTACAAACAACGAGTTGAAGGTACTTATGAGCTAATGAAAAGCATGATAGAAATTACAGAAGAAGATGCTGAAAAAATTGCTGAACTAAGAAAACCCCAACAAACTACTTGGACACATGAAAATTACTACCCTCTGGCATGGACTGTAGACACTACAAAATCAACTATTCTGCAATTTAAAGGTTATGAAGGAGAAATGATTCTTAGTGAGTTAACTGGTGCCCAACGCCTAAAATATGACCGAAGCAAACCATATACTAAAGATGTGGCTTATCAAAACTTTTTTATGCCAAAAGATTCTGTAACTATTCCAAAGGCATACGTTATTCCGCAAGGGTGGCACACGGTTATTGAATTATTAAAATTAAACAAGGTAGAATTAACTCCGTTTAAAAAAGACACTACTTTAACTGTAGAGTCATACAAAATTGATGATTATAAAACCAGAACATCACCTTACGAAGGCCATTATCCACATTACAATGTTAAGGTAGCAACCGCTAAAGAAAATATTACTTTTAGACAAGGAGATTATTTGGTAAACACCGATCAAAAAGCCATGCGGTACCTTATGGAAACTTTAGAACCTACTGCACCAGACTCGTTTTTTAATTGGAATTTCTTTGATACCATTTTACAACAAAAAGAAAGTTTTTCGCCTTATGTATGGGAAGACAGAGCAAAACAAGTACTTAGAGAAAACCCAAGATTACAAATTGAGTACAATGTTAAAATAAGCTACGATGAAAAATTTGCTAACAACTGGTATGCCCAACTCGATTGGATACACAAAAAAAGTAAGCACTACGAAAAAGCACATTTGCAATATCCTATATATAGGTTACATCACTAA
- the rsfS gene encoding ribosome silencing factor yields the protein MTKEKTSADQLITTIIAGIEEVKGKEITILDLRDIENTVCDYFIVCEGTSNTQVNAIVNSIQKLVSKTTKDKPWHIEGTDNAEWVLMDYVNVVVHVFQKHIREYYDIESLWGDAIMTQIETSY from the coding sequence ATGACGAAAGAAAAAACTAGTGCAGACCAACTCATTACAACAATCATTGCTGGAATAGAAGAGGTTAAAGGAAAAGAAATTACAATTTTAGATTTAAGAGATATTGAAAATACGGTTTGCGATTATTTTATAGTTTGTGAAGGTACTTCTAACACGCAAGTTAATGCAATCGTCAATTCCATACAAAAGTTAGTTAGTAAAACCACTAAAGACAAGCCTTGGCATATAGAAGGCACTGACAATGCCGAATGGGTTTTAATGGATTATGTTAACGTAGTTGTTCATGTTTTTCAAAAACATATCAGAGAATATTACGACATAGAAAGTCTTTGGGGAGACGCTATAATGACCCAAATAGAAACAAGTTACTAA
- a CDS encoding glutamate-cysteine ligase family protein → MARKYHLFEVYGIELEYMLVHKNTFKVAPQVDELLTKKAGKITSDIDNGDIAWSNELVAHVVELKTNGPTANLHDLASKFHANVLEIDELLSNLQLKLLGTAAHPLMHPNLDTQLWKHSYSEVYTLYNTIFNCKGHGWSNVQSTHLNLPFYDDKEFEKLHAAIRIILPLLPGICASSPILEGEITGFKDTRLEFYKTNQKEIPSLTGMVIPERVFSKLDYHASIFEPIKRAMRPYDTHKILDHHFLNSRGAIARFDRNAVEIRLMDIQECPKADIALCALVIEVLKAIINKEFCTLQAQKLWTKQELFLILDDSIKNGENSIIEKIPYLKLFGLNKISTTNEVWKHLYKRVKTQIDKNHHKSIELILEEGTLSSRLLKALENNTSEAKIIEVYQQLQNCLTNNKLFQP, encoded by the coding sequence ATGGCAAGAAAATATCATTTATTCGAGGTATATGGTATAGAACTCGAGTATATGCTGGTACATAAAAACACGTTTAAGGTTGCACCACAAGTAGATGAACTTTTAACAAAAAAAGCGGGAAAAATCACCTCTGATATTGACAATGGCGATATAGCTTGGAGCAATGAACTGGTGGCTCATGTGGTGGAATTAAAAACAAATGGACCAACGGCAAACCTACATGATCTAGCATCAAAATTTCATGCAAATGTATTAGAGATAGATGAGCTTTTAAGTAATCTACAATTAAAATTATTAGGAACAGCAGCCCATCCATTGATGCATCCAAATTTAGACACACAACTTTGGAAACATAGCTATAGTGAAGTTTATACCCTTTACAATACGATTTTTAATTGCAAAGGCCATGGATGGAGCAACGTACAAAGTACACATCTTAATCTACCTTTTTATGACGATAAAGAATTTGAAAAACTGCACGCAGCAATAAGAATCATTCTCCCTTTGCTCCCTGGAATTTGTGCAAGTTCACCAATCTTAGAAGGCGAAATTACAGGCTTTAAAGACACCCGATTAGAATTTTACAAGACCAACCAGAAAGAAATACCTAGCTTAACCGGTATGGTTATACCTGAACGGGTATTTTCAAAATTAGATTATCATGCCTCTATTTTTGAACCCATTAAGCGTGCTATGCGACCTTATGATACGCATAAAATTTTAGACCATCATTTTTTAAATTCTCGCGGTGCTATTGCGCGTTTCGATAGAAATGCTGTAGAAATAAGACTAATGGATATTCAAGAATGTCCAAAGGCTGATATCGCCTTGTGTGCTTTGGTAATCGAAGTTTTAAAAGCCATCATCAACAAGGAATTCTGCACGCTACAAGCACAAAAACTTTGGACAAAACAAGAGTTGTTTCTGATTTTAGATGACAGCATAAAAAACGGTGAAAATAGTATCATTGAAAAGATACCTTATCTAAAGCTATTTGGCTTAAATAAAATATCTACAACAAACGAGGTATGGAAACACCTCTACAAAAGGGTAAAAACGCAAATTGATAAAAATCATCATAAATCCATTGAGCTTATTTTAGAAGAAGGCACATTATCTTCAAGGCTTTTAAAGGCATTAGAGAATAACACTTCAGAAGCAAAAATTATTGAAGTATATCAACAACTTCAAAATTGTTTAACCAATAACAAATTGTTTCAACCTTGA
- the pyrE gene encoding orotate phosphoribosyltransferase translates to MIFNKETAKKTAEVLLQINAIKLQPQDPFTWASGWKSPIYCDNRIVLSYPLIRNYIRETLARAIEELHGKPDVIAGVATGAIGIGALVADYLNLPFVYVRPEAKKHGRQNQIEGHVESGQSVIVVEDLISTGKSSLNAVAALEEADVNVKGMVAIFSYGFDVAEKNFKDAKVELHTLGNYENLLEQALDTSYITKAEQDILAQWNANPSQWNTN, encoded by the coding sequence ATGATTTTTAACAAAGAAACCGCCAAAAAAACCGCAGAAGTTTTATTGCAAATTAATGCTATAAAATTACAGCCTCAAGACCCCTTTACTTGGGCTTCTGGTTGGAAATCACCAATATACTGCGATAACAGAATTGTACTCTCTTATCCTTTAATAAGAAACTATATAAGAGAAACACTAGCTAGAGCTATTGAAGAACTTCATGGAAAACCCGATGTAATAGCTGGTGTAGCCACTGGTGCAATTGGTATTGGTGCGTTGGTAGCAGACTATCTTAATCTTCCTTTTGTTTATGTAAGACCAGAGGCTAAAAAGCATGGTCGCCAAAACCAAATTGAAGGACACGTAGAAAGTGGTCAATCTGTAATTGTGGTAGAAGACCTAATAAGTACCGGAAAAAGCAGTTTAAATGCCGTCGCAGCTTTAGAAGAAGCCGACGTTAATGTAAAGGGTATGGTCGCTATTTTCTCTTATGGTTTTGACGTTGCAGAAAAAAATTTTAAGGATGCCAAAGTAGAATTACACACTCTCGGTAACTACGAAAATCTTTTAGAACAAGCATTAGATACTAGTTATATCACCAAAGCAGAACAAGACATTTTAGCACAATGGAATGCTAATCCTAGCCAATGGAACACTAATTGA